AGAACATACGTCTTCTACAAGTACGAGAGGTATATATTAAAACAGAAAACATGATTTTCGCACTGCACCGTTGCTAGTtccattataattatttttgtaacataaataaagtatttggatgtttatgtttttataaatctgagtccataatttttaattttcacaacATTCATGCATACTTAAGAATCTGATAACTCGAAATCAAATACCTCCTCCATCAATCTTCCCTTAAAGAACTAACCTCACTAGAAGAAAATTGCTTAATTGTggccaattattttttatgaaaatggttattttttgtcaaaataaatctattttagTTACAAATAGTCATTATTGTCGCATATAATTGATCACAAatgctcatttttcttgtagtgcctcAAGCTTGTCTATTTAACCCTTATATCTATATGTTTAAATTTCATGTGtttaaatagaaatataaaaatgacaaattatatattgattagGTGGATATATGTGTATATGTGTGGTGTAAGACTTCTagtaacattttaaaaataaaataataataaaaaatactatattcCTAACAAAGCATATAATGCTTTTTTGTTTCGCAAGTAAGAATTGTAGTCATTACTTTTtgatactatattatatagctaaGGCGCATTTCTGCATGCATGCAAGTGTTCTGATCACAGCTCATCTCTCAATTGATCAAGACTTTATTGAAGTACGTACATGGTACTTATAGTTCCAACACGAAGTACCCTTTCCAAGTGAAAATCTGATATTGTagctactagctagctagctagcgaaggtgaattagaaattagaatgtATTATCTGCATACGATTCATCACTTATTAATTATCAGTAAATGGCAATGGATAATGCTGCTTAATTTTCTTtagttctaaattttatttttcactagcagaagtgccgccagatttaGTCCCTTTATACAGATCCTATCTTGAAGAGCTTAATGAGCGGCGCCGGGTAAGCTGCGTACTGATTGATCTGATCTCCATACAGCAATTAGGAGTCAATgactttttaaatataaattaaataccatattatttttaataagaattcacacccaaaaaaaaaaatcatttttcaaaattacaaaaaaaactcTATTCATCTAATCATTTAAATCAACTTTcattaatacaaaaaaataataataataataaattatatcctACACTTTTATACAATTTATTATCATACTGTAATGATCTGGTACGTATCTATTATCTATCaacttttaaattcttttatttaaaaaaacctaattgttatatatatttggtgggTAAGTAATGTTATTACAATACGATGAAAATGGGTCGAGAATataacatatatgtatataataattcTTAAAAAAGCTATATTATACCTCTGgacaattaattataataaatttcatcatcatgttttaaaaatgttgaTAACAAAAATCGTATAAACTGTCTTGATTCAAGCATATTTTGTAAGAGTTTCATCAATTTGGCAAGATCTAATAAACCTTAATCTTTATAAATTTTCtgaatgatttaaaaaaataaaaaaataaaaacaatcagGAAGAAGATGTTCCGCTGCTTCCTCCAGACTTGGAGCTGTCTGGAGGACGACGAGATGATAGAGGGCCAATTAATACCACCCGCCAAGAAGATCTGCCTTCAGGAGATGCAGTCCTAGAAATAGAAGAGACCCCTACAAGCACGACAGGTATATATTTAAACAGAAAACATGATTTTCACACTTTCCACACGTGCACTGTTGCTACTTCCTACAAGTCACTTGCCcgcctcttctttttcttttcttttatttatttatttatttttttggttttgtactaaaatgtctatttttatttttttctcgcTTTcatgttttaataaattatttggttGTTGAGTTTTTCTTgttgaatgattttttaatttttttcagttttctattttaataaatcttgtttaatttttttatttttagatatattgtaaaaatttagatttttaagattttcttgtttatttattaattttataattttttatattttgaaatatattttatgttttttagagatttttatttttatttttataccatgAAAGTGGCAGCGCTcccatttattttctaatataaaattGACAGAAGTAATTGATCGCGAGTTCTCAAATTCTTCATTATCAACGCTGTGAAAGTTGAAAATCTTGATTCCAGCTGTTTTACTGAAAAGTTAGATGCTGATTTTGCATTTAACCCTCTTTTAATTAACAAACATACTTCtttgtttaattatatatagaacatcttttacctataaaaaaaaaaaaaaattatatatagaactTAAGTATGTATAGTGAATGTAATGATATATTCgcctagtgaatattttaactatacTTATTTATGCTTGCATCCACATTATTGATGTAGGGATAACAGGCATTAATAAATGCCAAGAAATGATAAATATGATCTCTAAGTACACCCCAAGGTCATTGAGTGTAAACGCCAGCAAAAGAACATGTTGCATCTTCAAAGTCCCCCATACGTTCGTTGGCAACTCATATCACCTTTCTGTTGTCTCCATCAGGCCCTATCACCGAGGCATGACGCAGCTCATGATGATTGAGGAGCACAAGTGGCGGTATCTCAAGTCCTTGCTCTGCAGAAAACAGACCAAGACCTTCGAGGACTACTTGGAAAGCATAGAGCCACTTGAAAAGGATGCAAGGGAATACTATTCGGAGATCATTCAACTTAAAAGCCATGAGTTCATTGAAATGATGGTTCTTGATGGCTGCTTTATGATAGAAGTTTTTCGCAAGATTAAAGACCCGAGACAATTCGAGGCCGGTGACCCCCTGCTCACCGTTGGTTGGATATTACCATTTTTATATACGGACTTCCTCCTGCTCGAGAATCAGATACCATTCTTTATTCTAGAAAAGTTATTTGAAATATCCAAAATGCCTAGCGAGGAGTCTAGTTTGTCCTTGCTTGCTATGCAATTCTTCAACGAAGCTACTGCATTGCGAAGACCTGATGATTTCATATGCCGGTT
This genomic interval from Carya illinoinensis cultivar Pawnee chromosome 10, C.illinoinensisPawnee_v1, whole genome shotgun sequence contains the following:
- the LOC122278620 gene encoding UPF0481 protein At3g47200-like; the encoded protein is MAPTVFPDKRTTAKRRILESRFWKLLAQYQQDGIPLVVQPSGDAVPEREHTSSTSTRAEVPPDLVPLYRSYLEELNERRREEDVPLLPPDLELSGGRRDDRGPINTTRQEDLPSGDAVLEIEETPTSTTGITGINKCQEMINMISKYTPRSLSVNASKRTCCIFKVPHTFVGNSYHLSVVSIRPYHRGMTQLMMIEEHKWRYLKSLLCRKQTKTFEDYLESIEPLEKDAREYYSEIIQLKSHEFIEMMVLDGCFMIEVFRKIKDPRQFEAGDPLLTVGWILPFLYTDFLLLENQIPFFILEKLFEISKMPSEESSLSLLAMQFFNEATALRRPDDFICRFHDLKGWHLLDLVRLSFVPEEEITQSSGTPTHIMHSISKLHGSGIKLNLAKAESFLVVKFKNGVIEMPRIRLDELMGSFLSNCVAFEQCHCDVSKHFTTYATFLECLVESAQDVGYLRHHNIMENNLGNDDEVACFINKMGKDVMIDSDSYLSKLFKNVDEYYRNSWNLQWATFKHKYFDTPWSFISALAAFVLLSLAIAQTFYTIYAYKNRNDGSPSLK